Below is a window of Scatophagus argus isolate fScaArg1 chromosome 24, fScaArg1.pri, whole genome shotgun sequence DNA.
GCTTAGAGGGGAAGATAACAGGATTGTAATGCTTTGTTAATTCttcatgggaaaaaaaaaatgtattccaaGAGCCAGCAGTGTTTTGAGTAATTACTACCTTGTAGGCTTCACAGCTGAATTCCTGTAAATGTGTAGACAACGACTGCCgctgttgtattgttttctaaTGAATGCTGGCTTTGTGGTTTGTTATATTCATAGCGGTGACAAAAGGTCTGTTAGCATGTTCGCGGATGTCCTTGGAGAAGAGGCAGCGCGATGAAGGACTACTTCACGTTGAAGGGACAAATGTGGACGGCTCTTTAAGTTTTGTGGACAGTGTGTTCATAGTGCATAATAGTAGTTATCAAAAGCGTCATTTTGGTTATGATTGAAGATTGTAAAGCCTTTGATCCAGTAAAATACAGATGAATTTACTGTAATTTGCAGTGTGTCCAAAGTATTACAAAAGTAATCCccccattaaaaacacattaaaattacaaatattGGATTGGATTTATATCTGGACTTTGGTTGGAGTTAACTTGATAGTTTACCTGAGTAccatttgctttgttgttggGTTGCTTCTCTTGCAGAATGCCGGAGagactcttttctttttatctgaaTTATTTTGACTCGCAAccttcaattcagttcagtttacttatatagcaccaattcacaacaaaagttatctcatgaccctttccagttagagcaggtctagaccattAAATTACACCAGCATTTgtgtcaccccccccccacaccatGTTTCCACCGGCAGCATGAAAGATGCTGGGGGATGGCGTGTTTCCACTGATGTGTTCCACTTAGCATAAACCAATCCTAGTTTTAGCTCGATGACCAAAAAAAGCccaaatgaattattaatggaCTCTTGTGATCTTACCATGTCCCAATTCGTCTCAGTCTCGTACATGCCTTTTGGCCGACAGAAGTTGAGGTGTCATGTGACATTCTCTTTGTCAGTCTGTCATGCGGATGTGATGGAGAACATGTTACGGTTACTGTATCATCTTCATCTCTCACCACAGACATGGAGCCTTGCAGCTGTTCAACAGACAGGGCACATAAAAGCACATCTGGCTGTCCTCCTTTATAGTTATTGTGTATGGCTAGTTCACCTGTGATAGCTTAATTACACACGGGTGATCTCCagctttttaatttcaatttcactttatttatatagcactttatacaatcaaaattgtctctagatgctatacagagacccagagcgtgaacccccgagcaagcagacagtggcaaggaaaaactcccttttaacaggaagaaaccttgagcaggacccggcttgcaagggagaaccatcctgctgatacTGGGCTGGTTGAACgggggggaagaagaggcagagaggacagagaagatgaaagagagagagaaacatacatgatTTTTATGTGacttctaaaataaaaaaaaaaactcaccttGCTTGTGGTGACTAAAGGATGTGACTATTTGGGCAATTGTAGGCAGTTTTTTTACTAATGTGAACGTTTTTGTTCAGTGTATAACATTCAGTGTCACTCCACAATTGTGTAACCCTTATCAGCTATTGTTGCAGCGTTGCTCAATAGTAATGTAGGTCTTGTAAAGCTTACCTATTATTACAGAATTAATATCTTTCCATTGTGACAGCTCCCAAAAGTGAGAACAGGTGAACCATGCAGTGTAGACTGTACTGTAGAGATTTACAGAGTTTGCCAAGGCTTATTGTGTACTTAGTGGAATGTTATCTAATTATGTATTCTTACTGATTGACAGCATGTTGTATAAGTTAATGATTCCAAGCTAATTGAAAATTACACTCATTAAGTAATTTTCCTCATCTAAAATGGCCGTAGTAAACCTAGAAAACCAgcttctctcgctctctcttttcactaacatatttccccttttctttctcctctgcagttAAAATTCTGTTGTTCTATGTGATTTTCTATGGATGTCTGGCTGGGATCTTCATTGGAACCATCCAAGCCATGCTGCTTACCCTGAGTGACTACAAGCCCACCTGGCAGGACAGAGTCGCACCCCCTGGTGAGAAGTGACACCCACCTTCTTTCTGTTAGGATGCTCTGAAAGAataacagaatgaaaaacagtgCCTGACAAAGGTGACTTTAGAGGTACCTACACAGCCAGTGTCTCTGATTATTTGATAAGGTTTCTCAAACTACACAAACATAAGCAGAGAATATGTTCATATGTTCAGTGTTGGAACAAGAGCTCACTTTGGCCGCAGGTAACAGGGCTGTGTATTGTTTTGGAAATGAGCTTTTCATGTATCTTCACGTCATGATCCCGGCGTAGTACCTGCACTTACAGCACCCCTCCCTTTTGTGTACACACCGCAGTCTGGTTACCATAGAGGACCAAGGTCAGCTGGGGTTTATCATGCCAAGCTGAGCATGTGCAGAATACACTCAACTGAGTGGACAGGATGAAGGCTGCTGGCAGCCAGCTACTGCCTGACTGCTGTTTGGCTTCCATGGTAAACATGTAGAGGATAAACTGGAGGTGTGTCAGTGATTATTGTACCCATTTGAGGTGCTGGCAGTTGTATCACAGGGAAATCTACTGTCAATGACTGGCTATAGTGACAATTTTCCAAACATGCAGCTTAATTACGTTAAAACCACACAACCCTTAGAATGAGATCCTTAATGTGGAATATTAGTGGGCTAAAGGGACATTATGACATTTAAAGAGCTTATTTGTGTTACATGAGACTTGTCAGTAAAGAGACACTGGAGATCCAGACTACATTCAGCCTGTTCAGCTCATTTTAGCagaaagactggaagcaggaggaaacactATCTGTATCTGGATGCACAAACATTGCATTGATATTGATCATCTTGTCTGAATCTGAAGGAATTGGTAAAAATATGTGTTTCCTACATAGTCTGTGTTTCTTTATACGTCAGAACTCTGACACATTTGAAGTGAAACATATTCAAAATGTGAGGGTTCCATGACTTTTTATTCACTTATTCTCTGAGATCagaacacatttatttaatatcatATTAAGTGGCACATGTGTTGTCCTCTGCAGGCCTTACACACACCCCACGATCAGATAAAGCTGAAGTGTCCTTTAGCATCAACGATGTGGAGACCTACCTGCCTTACACCAAGGCCTTGAAGGACTTCCTGGCCAAGTATGACGAAGAACACCAGAGGGACCAGATGAAGTTCGAAGACTGTGGAGGTAGGTTCCACTCTGACATCTCACTGGCTTTCTTTAACAGCCCATCAGCACTGGACTTCTGGACCTTCAGACACTGTTACCATTTCTGTTAATTCttaaccccccacccctcccagAGGATCCTGCTGAGTACAAGAACCGAGGTGACTTGGAGAGCGACGTGGGCGTCAGGAAGGCCTGTCGTTTCTCCAGGTCCTTGCTGGGACCCTGCTCAGGCCTTGAGGATCAAGACTTTGGTTTCAAGGAAGGCAAGCCCTGTCTAATTGTAAAGCTCAACAGGATTGTCAACTTCCGCCCAAGGGTAATTTTAACTTTTCTAACTCTTATATATTATCATGATCATGACATCTGATCACAGACCTCTGTCCGACGATCAGATCTCAATATGCGAGTTTAAGTATGGCATAGTGAGTCTCAAGTAAGGCAGGATTTCAATAGGACCTTTAAAATGGAGTTGTTGGCATAAAGTGTGAAACAGCCACCAATGCAGAAGAGATGGAAAGCCATCTCATATGATGGCATGCAATATTTCAAAGGATGCACCAATTTCCTTTATAGTTATAGAGTTAGGCGGCCAAGTGAAAGCCGAGTCTGATTCAATTGATTCTGTTGATGTTTTACATCTAATAGGTAAGTAAGTGGCAAGTGCAAATTCAGTGAACTCTGGCTCATGAACAGCTTGTTCAGTGCTTGGGTTGAAACCTTTCAAAAATAGCAAATCTGAAGGCCTGCCACTGTACCTGGTGCAAGAAAAATCTCAAATCGGGAAGTTTGGGTACAAAGGCATTAGAGATGTAGGGGCagccagaaaaacaaagttgttaAAGGACACCAGCAAATGCCTGCCATTACATTCGGAGCATCAGCaagaataaaatcattttctggGAGTCcggtttattttttgtttgttatccTTTTAATACTTGAGATCAGTAGAGCCAGTCAAGAAGCACTTAAGAACTAGTGCTACTTCAGCTACCCCCAACAGTCATGTGACCCTCATTTTGTACATTGCAGCAATGCTAATGTATGCCTTTGACTTAGTTTTCCTTTGCTGCTTCAGATAATGAAGaggaatgtttttttaatagaCTGTATTCAAACTGATACAGATTTCATTTGTACCTTCTGAGATCTGATCACCGTGAGAGCCAGACCGTTCGCATATGTAGTTACCAAAACCAGATACATTTTACATCAGGTGGAAACAGGAACTTATATGAAAAACTAAGTTGTCTCTATGGCTCTACTGACGTATTTTGGTTCTGTCCAACTTTTAACTTGTCTTTCTGTTTAGCCTCCTTCCTCTAATGAAAGTATCCCTGAGGATGCTCAACCCAAGGTGCAGCCCAATGTCATCCCTCTCTTTTGCACCAACAAGgtacatacttttattttttgccctcttttcagtttatttaattttctgtttagacatcaacgtgtgtgtgtgtctgtgtgatttcATTTGTCTATGTTCCATACATTTGTCTTGTTTCCTCCTTCCAGAAAGAGGAGGATGCTGGTAAAATCGGAGAGATTAAGTACTATGGCATTGGCGGTGGCTTCCCCCTGCAGTATTACCCATATTACGGTAAACTGCTGCACCCTCAGTACCTGCAGCCGCTGGTGGCACTGCACTTCACCAACCTGACCCAGAACGCTGAATTGCGCATAGAGTGTAAAGTGTTCGGAGAAAACATCGACTACAGTGACAAGGACCGCTACCAGGGACGCTTTGACATCAAGATCCAGATTAACAATTTATGACCGTCATAAGAACCATAGCACTTTCCCTGACCGCCCCTCCCCCCCCGCGTCCCCTTTATCCTTAACAAAATACCAAGGAGATGATAAGAGAAGGGGTCAGGTTGTAGCGGTTAAGTCAATCACAACTAGTCTtgagtgaataaatgaaaggtaaaaaaaaaaaaaaataaactgatagGGGACCGATGTGTAATCTGTCTGCTTTCATCATTAGCTTCTACACTTCTGTCTAGGGATAGAATGTAATTTAGAGGAAAGTAGCAATAGGcctaataaaaatattt
It encodes the following:
- the atp1b1b gene encoding sodium/potassium-transporting ATPase subunit beta-1b, which produces MPSNKDDGGWKKFVWNSEKGELLGRTGGSWFKILLFYVIFYGCLAGIFIGTIQAMLLTLSDYKPTWQDRVAPPGLTHTPRSDKAEVSFSINDVETYLPYTKALKDFLAKYDEEHQRDQMKFEDCGEDPAEYKNRGDLESDVGVRKACRFSRSLLGPCSGLEDQDFGFKEGKPCLIVKLNRIVNFRPRPPSSNESIPEDAQPKVQPNVIPLFCTNKKEEDAGKIGEIKYYGIGGGFPLQYYPYYGKLLHPQYLQPLVALHFTNLTQNAELRIECKVFGENIDYSDKDRYQGRFDIKIQINNL